A region from the Malus domestica chromosome 07, GDT2T_hap1 genome encodes:
- the LOC103439210 gene encoding large ribosomal subunit protein uL5c-like, translating into MACPSLFRSATSSFHGQFPVAVSPPPLRQSHGKPRTVVVPVKAAEVVLVEKSEAEKVSRLKIAYLERIIPKLKEEFSYTNIHQVPKIEKIVVNCGIGDAQQNAKGLEAAMNDLALITGQRPIKTRAKVSLATFKIREGQPLGIAVTLRGNVMYAFLDRLINLGLPRTRDFQGLNPNSFDGNGNYALGIKEQSVFPEIRFDLGKGRGMDVCIRTTAKTDKEAQTLLAQMGMPFRETGPASAVRKKKLKSHHFSSKGGRGRR; encoded by the exons ATGGCCTGCCCTTCGCTCTTCCGCTCCGCCACGTCGTCGTTTCACGGCCAATTCCCAGTTGCGGTTTCACCTCCGCCTTTACGACAGTCGCACGGAAAACCGAGGACTGTGGTGGTGCCCGTTAAGGCCGCGGAGGTGGTGCTGGTGGAGAAGTCCGAGGCAGAGAAGGTCAGCCGGCTCAAAATCGCTTACCTCGAAAGAATCATCCCTAAGCTCAAAGAAGAATTCTCCTACACCAACATCCACCAG GTTCCAAAGATTGAGAAGATTGTGGTGAACTGCGGTATTGGAGATGCTCAACAGAATGCTAAGGGATTGGAGGCGGCAATGAATGACTTAGCACTCATTACAGGGCAGAGACCCATCAAGACACGAGCAAAGGTTTCCCTTGCTACCTTCAAGATCAGGGAAGGCCAGCCACTTGGGATTGCTGTCACACTCAGAGGAAAT GTGATGTACGCATTCCTTGATCGTCTCATTAACTTGGGTCTTCCTAGGACAAGGGATTTCCAAGGTCTAAACCCGAATAGTTTTGATGGAAATGGAAATTATGCCCTTGGGATTAAGGAACAAAGTGTGTTCCCAGAGATCCGGTTTGATCTTGGCAAGGGCAGGGGAATGGATGTGTGCATCAGAACAACTGCCAAAACAGATAAAGAAGCTCAGACGCTTTTGGCTCAGATGGGGATGCCGTTCAGAGAGACCGGCCCTGCATCAGCGGTGCGCAAGAAGAAGCTCAAGTCTCACCATTTCAGTTCGAAGGGTGGAAGAGGACGACGGTGA
- the LOC103439211 gene encoding sphingoid long-chain bases kinase 2, mitochondrial-like — protein MGINLIAFGGGGGIAVGGGVRVSMATPWAVRAELPKAPDLCADRSILRSGSSSSRRRDLVFVVNPSGANGRTGNEWKKLLPYLRSRLGADCNICESLTSGPSHAIDITREAIREGADAVIVVGGDGTLHEVVNGFFWAGKPVTNYDRDATRSTALGLIPLGTGSDFARSFGWKNDPCEAIDRIAKGRRSWIDVGVISGEDGEPHYFVNVADIHLSAKAGYHASSFKRFGNLCYVIGSLKAFVGHRNQDLKIKVNEGEWEVYSQVTALCVGNAKYFGGGMKITPNADPRSGNFEVVILQDFRWYDFVLKLHKLYNGTHLTVKNVSSRSVHSIEVEDISGSGNIYVQSDGEHLGFLPRKFSILPSAVEMIC, from the exons atggGCATTAATCTGATAGCATTCGGAGGTGGTGGTGGAATAGCAGTAGGAGGAGGAGTGAGAGTTTCAATGGCGACACCATGGGCTGTGAGAGCCGAGCTCCCCAAAGCTCCTGATCTGTGCGCTGACCGCTCCATTCTGCGAAGTGGGTCTTCCTCCTCTCGCCGCCGCGACCTCGTTTTCGTCGTCAATCCCAGcg GTGCGAATGGGAGGACAGGGAATGAGTGGAAGAAGCTGCTTCCATATCTAAGGTCTCGCCTTGGCGCTGATTGCAAT ATATGTGAATCTTTGACATCAGGTCCTTCTCATGCGATTGACATAACGAGAGAG GCTATACGGGAAGGAGCTGATGCTGTAATTGTGGTGGGAGGAGATGGAACTCTGCATGAG GTTGTTAATGGATTCTTTTGGGCAGGAAAACCTGTTACTAATTATGATAGGGATGCCACCCGTTCAACTGCACTCGGT CTCATTCCTTTGGGGACAGGGTCAGATTTTGCCAGATCATTTGGCTG GAAAAATGATCCTTGTGAAGCCATTGACCGCATTGCCaaag GGCGGAGATCATGGATAGATGTTGGTGTTATTAGTGGAGAAGACGGAGAACCTCATTACTTTGTTAATGTTGCTGACATTCATTT GAGTGCAAAAGCAGGATACCATGCTTCTAGTTTCAAGAGATTTGGAAACTTGTGCTACGTTATTGGTTCTTTAAAAGCCTTTGTTGGGCACCGTAATCAGGACCTTAAAATCAAG GTCAATGAAGGGGAGTGGGAAGTGTACTCTCAAGTAACAGCCCTTTGTGTTGGAAACGCAAAATACTTTGGTGGTGGTATGAAAATTACACCAAATGCTGACCCTCGCAGCGGCAATTTTGAG GTTGTGATTCTTCAGGACTTCAGGTGGTATGACTTTGTTCTGAAGTTACATAAGCTCTATAATGGGACACATCTAACAGTGAAAAATGTATCTTCGAGAAG CGTGCATTCTATTGAGGTGGAAGACATTTCAGGCAGTGGTAACATTTATGTTCAATCTGATGGCGAACATTTAGGATTCCTGCCAAGGAAGTTTAGTATATTACCTTCTGCGGTTGAGATGATATGCTGA